AGCTCTCTCCTGCCAGTGAGTAACTCCTCATCTGTGGTTACCAGCTGTCTGTTCCTGCTCGCTGGGGATTATTCATATCACTCAGGTCCATTGGAGAGATATAAAAATCaaagttgttgggttttttttttttgaaggcaATGTTGAACTTTGCATGCAACATTTTGTCAGCATGTGAGGATGAATCAGGCAAACACCCAGTTCATCCTGGATCTGTCTGTTCAGTCTGAATCAGTGTTGTAGGTGGTAAATGGGCAGGAGCATGATGTTTTATGAATAATCCCTGTGTGTCTAATACATTATCCTGATGGTCTTAAACCTTTTCATAATCATCAGATAGCCACTGAAGTGTGCGAACGACTTAAACGTTGCAGTAGATTCAGATCAGACTGGACCACTACACTCTTaatgacatgaagaaaatgGTTTGTATCTCTTCTGATTCCCAACACTACTTCAGCTATACATGGCTTAACCATGTAGTTGggtttatgttgtttttaaataaatcttatGAGCTATTTCCATACATAGAACAGGTCATTCTCACACATATAGTACAAGTGTAACATTACTGAATTATTCTGGCTCCTCCTAGTGGCCATTTTTTGTAACTTCAAGACATCTTTATGTCGATATGTGGGGTTGAAACtactttttttgacaaatctgaCGTTTGATTGTGATTTCCATTATTAACATTCCTTTATAACAAAGATTCTGGTATTTTAGTATTACATCAAAGGTTATTTCCATGTATAACATGCACTAATATGGAGATATAACATCTGATTTTATCAGGTTATGATGCTATTCCACCTCCATGATGAGTGTTTGATTTCCGTATCCCTCTGAACCCCCTCCTGTATACCACACCATAACTTGACCTATCCAGACTCTGACAGCCCCACACAACAGAGCCTGTCTGACGGAGAGGAGCATCTGGACCGACTGCAGCAGGCAGAGCTCAGCCGGAACACATGTATGTCGCTGTGGAAGGCCGGGGCGGTCCAGGCCTGGCTGGAGGTTGTCATGGGAATGCCCATGTATATCCGAGCCTGCactgaaaatgtcaaaagtGGCAAGGTAGGTAGACCTTTAGTAGTGTGTTTGCTTTAGAAGGTGGGCATATTTAGTCCCTAATCTTGTTTGATCAAGAATTGGATCTCTGTACTTCAGGTGTTGCTCGGCCTGACAGATGAGGATCTAGAGCTGGGTCTGGGTATCAGTAACCCCATCCACCGCAGGAAACTTCGACTGGCCATCGAGGATTACAGGAGAGCTGAAAATGACCAAGGGTGAACGAAACAACAGATGTTTGATAAAAAGttttacatccatccatccattttcttttcaccaCTTCATCCACTATCACGGGACACGgagggctggagcctatcccagctggcttagggcatggCGTGGGGTAAACTCCAGGCGAGACACCAGTGCGCCATAGaggcacagacaaacacgcaagcacacactcactcctacaggcaatttgggaccggccaattaacttgaagcgcatgtttttggaggtgggaggaagctggagaaccctgagagaacccacacagacacggggagaacatgcaaactccgcacagagcgggacacaaacccggaaccgccttgctgtgcggcgacagcgctacccactgcaccaccatgccgcccaaAGTTTTACCttttaaagaacattttataTTAGAGTTCAGCAGTGGAACGTAACAAATTAACTGTAATTATGCAGTTTAACGGTAAAAAGTACATTTCCTCACGTACCACATTTAAGTAGTCagtaaaaacaatgtaaaacaaGGTTTAAACAAAAAGCCGTGGATGACTTTATAAGAAGTaatgtttttttccagattAAACTACACAGTAGTATTTGAAATTATTGAATTACCTCCGCCCGGACcaatattcatttattaatgcAAAACATAGTTTTTAACTGCAGTGTTAATGTAGAACTCAAACTTGTGATGAGTTTTTCCCCCTAACACTGTGTTACTTTCACTTAGTAAATATTCTAAAAACTTCTTCGACCACAGCTGATCAGCGATTCTAATAATCTCCCAGACTATCAAAAGCATCGGAGATGGATCACCACTGGGTTTCAACATCATGGCTGAGTGACGTGGGTCTGCCTCAGTACTCCCAGACCTTCCAGACTAATCTAGTGGACGGGCGACTGCTGAACTCTCTGAGCCGCAGAGACCTGGAGCGATTACTCAACGTCAGCGACCAGCAGCACCAGAACAGCCTCCTGCTGGCCATCCAGCTGCTGCAGATTGTCAGTTTTGATAAAGAGGTAAGATTACATTTAGAAGTCTACATAAAAACGTTGATGAGAAAGTTTTAGCAGTGCTCCTGAACACTCATCAAGCTGCTTGTAATTTCTATTATTAGCCTCTGCAGGTTTAGGCTTTTACCTTAGCAGGGCCACACCCGCCCTTTGACCTTCCTCACCAAACAGGACATTGCACAGTTGGCATTGTGTTGTGTTCTTCTCAGGCCCTGCAGGCACGACGGGCAAAATGtgagaaccaggaccaggacgcCATTGTTTGGACGTGTCACAGAGTAATGAAATGGATCAGAGACATAGACCTCAAGGTGAGTGGGAGGTCTGTGTTGACATTCTACAGCACAGTGTAACCAGATACCACCCCAAGTAGTTTATGAGACTTCCTCACATTGCATCTCTGCTCCTTTGGCGCCTCACCACTTCACAAAAATACAACCTATAAAACCATACAATACGAGTTTTCTGTTGCTTTCTGTCCGTCCTCATCAGCCTATGTGCTGTGCTCTATAGGAGTTTGCCGACAACCTTCAGGGTAAAGGGATTCATGGAGCTGTGATGGTTCTGGACCCGTCCTTTGACACAGACGCCATGGCCAAAGCCCTGGGTATCCCCAGCAGCAAACACATGCTGCATCGACACCTCTACGAAGAGATGAAGTCACTCGCAGTCCCTCAGAGGtacatttaaatgttacttCCTTCTCTGGTATTCAAAATATACTTTCTTCTCCAGTTGAACTGATTTTTTATGAAATGATTGTAACTGTCTTCGCAGCAGTCCAGAGCAGGCAGGCAGTGAGGTCATAGGTTCCTCCTCACCAGTGGCTGTTAACTACTTTGCTGAGGACAGACTGTCGATGAGAAGATCTGGCAAGGTATCATTTCACTGTGTTATCATATATTATTATTGGAAGACGTCTTATTTCAACTAGGGCACATGTTGTAAAATCCATTTACAGAGAAGTCCGGTGACTGAGTCGTGTTGACTTAACTATTTCAAAACATCAGGCCTTCTTGCCTGCATATGTTTATTTATAGGTTCCTCTTTCTGTGGGTGttctggtggtctagtggtctGAGCCATGTTCCACATGTGCAGCATGTCAGGCTGGGTATCTTTGTTCTTGGGGCATGCGGTACTGCAATTTTCTCACAGCTGCAGAACATAAACATCTCTTGGCAAAACATACAATTACATTTCCATACAGCTGAATTAAAGCCTTGTGCATACAATGAAATGTTGTTCCACATTACTTCAAGGcctttctgtttaattttacaGGCTTTTCTTAAATACTTGACCTCCAGTGTCTAGTATTTCGGGGGATCTTTTGGTATAAATATAATATCCACAGTaaggttttcatttttgtatgaTCATATGATCATCTGAAACTGGAATTCATGACTTCAGCCCCTTAAAATGGGCCTGGAGAGTTACAGTAATAGCTCCACGATGTTTCTACAGTAGCCCAGAAAAGGGACGATATCATTTCACAGCCACAACGTTGTTCTCCCACGCCTGAAAGGGAATCGTGAAGCAGTTTTTGTTGGTTGCAGTTTACACCCTCACCACTGGATCCTTACTACATGCCACCACACGCTGGTCCTTAGGAGCTCAATCTCCTATTTTTGAGTCAGAGTCATAAAAGAAACCACACGCTCTGTTTTATGCTTTTTCATTTCTGCAGAGTCCGCTGAGGTTACGAGCTAACAGCCACTCTGTGGAGCGAGCTCTGGGATTCCACAGCAGTTGTGGCTCTCTGCCGAGAGAGGCCAGAGTTCAAGCTGTTCCTCGGGCCAAAGGCAGCCCGATGCACACCTACAAAAGTGTGGAGATCACCAACGTGTGAACCGCCTACAGCCATCAGCATCACTCACGTGTTAGTTACTGTTTACATTGTATTATAGCTGTTTACTACTGAGAGTGACCTATACACTCAGCATCACTGGTGATTTGTTTTGAGGAGGTGAAGTATTTCATTTAATAGgcaaaatatataattatttcagCAAATAATAAAGATAACATATTATGAACTGATGGACAGCTTAAGAAGAACTTACACAAAATCTGTTTTCCTTTGCTGTATATATGAAGCCAGTCTGACAGCACTGTTGTTGCTCCCTTCATTCAACAATTTCTAACAAGTCACTTAAAGTTAGAAGGTCAACACGAGTGTCACTATAGACGCATATGTGCTGTTCACCAGCTGGGGCCAGCTGCTCTACATACTGTGGATGGATGAGATTCTGTTTGAACCAGTTTAAACCTGTGAGCTGATTCAAGAACACACCTCACAATTGTTATGATTACTGTAACAATTTTAACACAACTTTATGTAATCTGTACATGTGAAGGAAATAAATATGTTGCCCCAAACCCCAGAGTTGCCCACCTTTTAAGTGCAAATTCTGTCTTTAACGTAGATTGTGTACTTGTGAAAGCTGATCagatccattttttttattggtgtcacatgttgctgtttttcatttcactgcTAATGTTACTAAAAATGCCAAAATTGAAGGATCGACCCGTGTACATGATGTGTAAAAAAAGACGAAAGATAAAGTTGTATGTTGGGATCCTGAAAATGGTCATATGAAGAATGTGAGCAAATGGCCTCCATATGCTGCAATGGAGAGAATGTCATGGTCTAATctgtatagtgaaatgtctataatGTTTTATAGTGCAGAGTTGTGTACAGTTTAATGTTCCGTGAGGCTTTTGAAACGTCACACAGCATTAAGCTGAAAGCCTGGAGCTAATTCAAATAGTCCAAACAGGTTTGTCTGCCATTTCAGGGGGGCCGCACCTCCAGTCACCAAAAACATGGCGGTTTAAGCAGGAGGATTATACCAGTTCAAACCTGTAGGGAAATGGAACACATGGACGCAAACGGTATTAATATGTACACGTTTACTGTCTGTCTTCACCTGGCTGCcaaattttaatgtatttaaaggGGACTTTATTGTTACTGACATATATAATAAAGACGTGTTATTATTCCTCAACAAGACTTGTTATCCAAAGAACTTTCTGGAAACATATGTCTGCAAACTTTAAAGCTTTATACTGTACTTTGAAACACCAGGATCACATTAAATTGTCTGCAAGTTTGTTgtaattcatatttaaattgGAAGTTCTGCTTTCATTTCCTATAATTCATTTggattttcttttgaaaaaaatgaattgacCTGTTTTATGTGTAGTTTTCCAGTGCAGCCACACGATAAACCACAGAAACATGAGGGTGAGGGTGCACATCTCATTTCAAATGAAGGGGGGGGGAGTCATTTTTGAACCTAATGCATGAAAGAATGGACATTTATGACAGGAGTTATAACAGGAGCTACCTTCAGGCTGTCTGACATATAAAAACTCTCTAATTGAATCTGCAGGTGTTGTTTTTCTGGCACCTGTCACTTATTCTGCCTTTTTCCTGGCTTTCGGGCTTTGCCCACGGTGAAGCTCCTGGAAACTATTTCTATTCTGTGTTTGGACAAAGCTACATTTTGATCTGACAGCTCTTCTTCAGGCATGTCTGAATAAAACTTATTTCTGGGCCTCTAACGGTGTGCAGACTGAACTCTAACattttgttcagttgtttttcatGCACTGCATTGCTACCGAAGGAGTGAATAccacacattttaaacataACTAACCTGAGATGAAGTGTGAAATGTAAAACCAGAGTCCTCAGTCCATTTTAATCTAATCCCTAGATCACCTGCCACACATCTATTcttttgccctttttttttctataagaCAGGAAAAACAATCCTTCCTCTTCTGGTTTTTTAGGTAGCTTCTTCTCATCCAGAAGGGGACGTGACGGTGCCTTACACCTGCTAGGGTTCGACCAAGGTTTCAACAGATCCCTCAAAAAGGGATGTGTCTGCATTATTTTAAGTAGAATTGGCTTCTgttaaattcataaataaaatcatttttaatgttcc
This sequence is a window from Antennarius striatus isolate MH-2024 chromosome 5, ASM4005453v1, whole genome shotgun sequence. Protein-coding genes within it:
- the kaznb gene encoding kazrin, periplakin interacting protein b isoform X6 → MRSEKEEEGKSVLLREEVVQLQEEVHLLRQMKDMLTKDLEETQGGCSANLLSATELRVQLGDKEQELDRAKEALQAMKADRKRLKVEKADLVSQMQQLYTTLESREEQLREFIRNYDQHRKESEDAVKALAKEKDMLEREKWDLRRQTKETTEQANVLRCQMDMKENRVKELEAELTMAKQSLATLTKDVPKRHSLAMPVEPVVNGSQEWVMQADLPLTAAIRQSQQTLYHGHTTDRQAVVRISPCHSRQPSVISDASAADGDRSSTPSDINSPRHRTHSLCNSMEDLEDQKRKKKKEKMTLGSLSRVFARGKQRKSLDPGLFDDSDSPTQQSLSDGEEHLDRLQQAELSRNTCMSLWKAGAVQAWLEVVMGMPMYIRACTENVKSGKVLLGLTDEDLELGLGISNPIHRRKLRLAIEDYRRAENDQGLSKASEMDHHWVSTSWLSDVGLPQYSQTFQTNLVDGRLLNSLSRRDLERLLNVSDQQHQNSLLLAIQLLQIVSFDKEALQARRAKCENQDQDAIVWTCHRVMKWIRDIDLKEFADNLQGKGIHGAVMVLDPSFDTDAMAKALGIPSSKHMLHRHLYEEMKSLAVPQSSPEQAGSEVIGSSSPVAVNYFAEDRLSMRRSGKSPLRLRANSHSVERALGFHSSCGSLPREARVQAVPRAKGSPMHTYKSVEITNV